A genome region from Methanofastidiosum sp. includes the following:
- a CDS encoding cytoplasmic protein, whose translation MTEFWMEKKIAIFAFNGDPMCFIHALINALEFHAKGYDTKLIIEGSATGLIGKLNEAGNPLHYYYVRTKDEGLIDCLCKACATKNGTIEEAKKQNLNLCDELFGHPSMARYMKEGYEIIAI comes from the coding sequence ATGACTGAGTTCTGGATGGAGAAAAAGATTGCAATATTTGCCTTTAATGGCGATCCAATGTGTTTTATACATGCCTTGATAAATGCCTTAGAGTTTCATGCGAAAGGGTACGATACAAAGTTGATAATTGAAGGTTCAGCTACTGGACTTATTGGAAAACTAAATGAGGCAGGTAATCCGCTACACTACTATTACGTAAGGACAAAAGACGAAGGGCTAATAGACTGCTTATGTAAAGCATGTGCAACAAAGAACGGGACTATTGAAGAGGCGAAAAAACAAAACCTAAATCTATGCGACGAATTATTTGGCCACCCAAGCATGGCAAGATACATGAAAGAGGGTTATGAGATAATTGCAATATAA
- a CDS encoding Rieske 2Fe-2S domain-containing protein, whose amino-acid sequence MGFVKIGKISDVKDGTMKKFEVEGKDILVSNFGEKYYAINNKCTHRAGDLSQGKLEGNIVTCPKHGSKFDITTGNVVSGPKIPLLKLKINDEEKYEIKIEGDSLLIKIL is encoded by the coding sequence ATGGGATTTGTCAAGATAGGTAAAATTTCTGATGTTAAAGACGGCACTATGAAGAAGTTTGAAGTCGAAGGAAAAGATATTCTAGTTTCTAATTTTGGCGAGAAATATTACGCCATTAATAACAAATGCACCCATAGAGCGGGGGATCTTTCTCAAGGAAAACTGGAGGGGAATATTGTAACTTGCCCAAAACATGGCTCTAAGTTTGACATTACAACGGGAAATGTAGTTTCCGGGCCTAAAATACCACTGTTAAAACTTAAGATTAATGATGAAGAAAAGTATGAGATAAAAATAGAGGGAGATTCCTTATTAATTAAAATATTATAG
- a CDS encoding DJ-1/PfpI family protein has translation MVCILMWVAQEGFRDEELFVPKSVFEEKGFIVNVVSHDKGTAWSKFGKIIEVLGFEDIDIGDYDAFLLVGGPGTFNLADDKILHEYIKEAEKKLSLLGGICYAPNIMARAGVLKGKRATVWGGPDIFDKEGVIFEDKNVVKDGKIITANSPDAALEWAKETVNYLKCSCGK, from the coding sequence ATGGTCTGCATTTTGATGTGGGTTGCACAAGAGGGATTTAGGGATGAGGAGCTATTTGTTCCTAAATCGGTATTTGAAGAAAAAGGATTCATAGTAAATGTTGTTTCTCATGATAAAGGAACAGCTTGGAGCAAGTTTGGGAAGATTATTGAAGTCCTTGGATTTGAAGATATTGATATAGGAGATTATGATGCCTTTCTATTAGTTGGTGGCCCAGGAACCTTTAATCTTGCTGACGATAAAATACTTCATGAATACATTAAGGAAGCTGAAAAAAAGTTATCCCTATTGGGCGGGATATGTTATGCCCCAAATATCATGGCAAGAGCTGGAGTTCTTAAGGGCAAAAGAGCAACTGTCTGGGGAGGTCCCGATATTTTTGATAAAGAAGGCGTGATTTTCGAAGACAAGAATGTTGTAAAGGATGGAAAAATTATAACTGCCAATAGCCCTGATGCGGCGCTCGAATGGGCTAAAGAGACTGTTAATTATCTCAAGTGCAGTTGTGGGAAATAA
- a CDS encoding ATP-binding protein: protein MKQIAVVSGKGGTGKSSLVLAFASLAKNTVIADCDVDASNLHIVLNPTILKTKDFIGSQIAHIDKNKCTNCLACYLGCKFGAVTKDIKITANLCEGCGVCHFLCASKAITMSDKISGYTYVSKTRLGILAHAFLKPGAQSSGKLVNEVRKNAIKISIEDNKDLILIDGPPGIGCPVISTITGINLAIIVTEPTFSAIHDLERVLEVNGHFGVKSVVCINKFDINMQNTSNIKEYCNRNNILVIGELPYNPIVNSAIVSRKTLIELPDSPLSLKIIEIWEKIMELLKD, encoded by the coding sequence ATGAAGCAGATTGCAGTAGTAAGTGGCAAAGGCGGAACTGGTAAGAGCTCATTAGTTTTGGCATTTGCCTCTCTTGCGAAAAATACCGTCATAGCAGATTGTGATGTTGATGCATCAAACCTGCACATAGTTCTAAATCCCACAATATTGAAAACAAAAGATTTCATTGGCTCGCAAATAGCTCATATTGACAAAAACAAGTGTACTAATTGTTTAGCATGCTATCTTGGGTGTAAATTCGGTGCAGTCACTAAGGATATTAAGATAACAGCAAACCTATGTGAAGGTTGCGGAGTTTGTCATTTTTTATGCGCTTCCAAAGCTATAACCATGAGTGATAAAATATCCGGTTATACTTATGTTTCAAAAACTCGTTTAGGTATTTTGGCGCATGCATTTTTAAAACCTGGTGCACAATCTTCTGGAAAACTTGTAAATGAAGTAAGAAAAAATGCAATAAAAATTTCAATCGAGGATAATAAAGATTTAATACTTATTGATGGGCCGCCTGGAATAGGCTGTCCAGTGATATCTACAATCACAGGGATTAACCTTGCTATTATTGTAACAGAACCGACATTTTCTGCGATTCATGATCTTGAACGAGTACTTGAAGTTAATGGGCACTTTGGGGTTAAATCTGTCGTTTGTATAAATAAATTTGACATAAATATGCAAAATACTTCAAATATCAAAGAGTACTGCAATAGAAACAATATCCTTGTGATTGGGGAGTTGCCCTATAATCCTATTGTAAATTCGGCAATTGTTTCACGCAAGACGTTAATCGAACTTCCCGATTCACCATTATCGCTTAAAATAATTGAAATATGGGAAAAAATTATGGAGTTACTAAAAGATTAA
- a CDS encoding ATP-binding protein: MILSIASGKGGTGKTTVSVNLALSLDRVQLIDCDVEEPNDNIFIKARIENTQDVKVEIPEIDCEKCLSCGKCADFCNFNAIIDLPSGIKVFSGLCHSCGGCKLACPNDAINWADKKIGVIRRGTSGGISFFEGILDIGEVRPTPIIKALKYQIRSDIDTILDCPPGTSCSFLETVNGSDFCVLVTEPTPFGFNDLKIAVEALKEMRIPFGVIINRDGIGDDEIELFCKHEMIPILLKIPYNEDIAKLYSKGEVFLDYFPEISGQLVLMFNNIKGREK, from the coding sequence ATGATATTGTCCATAGCTAGCGGGAAAGGAGGTACTGGGAAAACTACAGTCTCAGTAAATTTAGCCTTAAGTTTAGATAGAGTTCAATTGATAGATTGTGACGTTGAAGAGCCAAATGACAATATTTTCATCAAAGCTAGAATAGAAAATACTCAAGATGTAAAAGTAGAAATACCTGAAATCGATTGCGAGAAGTGTTTAAGTTGTGGAAAATGTGCAGACTTTTGTAATTTTAATGCAATAATAGATCTCCCCTCTGGAATAAAAGTCTTCTCGGGACTCTGCCATTCTTGCGGAGGATGTAAATTGGCCTGCCCAAATGACGCAATAAACTGGGCAGATAAAAAAATTGGGGTTATACGAAGGGGAACTAGCGGAGGGATTTCATTTTTCGAGGGTATTTTAGATATTGGTGAGGTTCGCCCAACCCCAATAATAAAAGCGCTGAAGTACCAGATAAGATCAGATATCGACACTATACTTGACTGCCCCCCAGGAACTTCTTGCTCTTTTCTTGAAACAGTGAATGGTTCAGATTTCTGCGTTTTAGTTACAGAGCCGACACCTTTTGGATTCAATGATTTAAAAATAGCTGTAGAAGCACTAAAAGAAATGAGAATTCCTTTTGGGGTAATAATCAATCGTGATGGAATAGGTGACGATGAAATTGAACTGTTCTGTAAGCACGAAATGATTCCAATACTACTTAAAATACCCTACAACGAAGATATAGCAAAACTATACTCAAAAGGAGAGGTATTTTTAGATTATTTCCCAGAAATCAGTGGGCAGCTTGTCCTCATGTTTAATAACATTAAGGGTAGAGAAAAATGA
- a CDS encoding NifB/NifX family molybdenum-iron cluster-binding protein — MRIAISSAGTDLTSQVDQRFGRCSYFLIVDVETNNFEVYPNSAASASNGAGIEAAKNLIKKGIKAVISGNIGPNAFQILQAEGIEVVQEFKGTVNEAVKIFKEGNYSKASSPNVNTHSGLRR; from the coding sequence ATGAGGATAGCTATATCTTCAGCAGGTACAGACCTCACATCCCAAGTAGATCAGAGATTTGGCAGGTGCAGTTACTTTTTAATAGTTGATGTCGAAACAAATAATTTTGAAGTATATCCAAACTCTGCCGCGTCTGCATCCAATGGTGCAGGTATAGAGGCGGCAAAGAATCTTATTAAGAAGGGCATAAAAGCAGTAATTAGTGGAAACATTGGGCCAAACGCATTTCAGATTCTACAAGCTGAGGGAATAGAAGTTGTGCAAGAATTTAAAGGAACGGTAAATGAAGCAGTTAAAATTTTCAAGGAAGGTAATTATTCTAAAGCTTCATCACCTAACGTTAATACACATTCAGGATTAAGAAGGTAG
- a CDS encoding NifB/NifX family molybdenum-iron cluster-binding protein, with amino-acid sequence MKLCFPTEGNAGFIELIGEHFGRTPTYTIYDLKSHDIKVIENTSEHMGGIGYPPELMKKEGVDILICRGLGRRALSMFIEYGIEVYIGATGSVEDAISDYKNMKLKKATVSDSCSEHKFGDHSNGSCHH; translated from the coding sequence ATGAAACTTTGTTTTCCAACAGAAGGTAATGCAGGATTTATTGAATTAATAGGCGAACATTTTGGAAGAACTCCTACTTATACCATATATGACCTTAAGTCTCATGATATCAAAGTCATTGAGAACACAAGTGAACATATGGGAGGGATTGGATATCCGCCAGAACTTATGAAAAAAGAAGGCGTTGATATTCTTATATGCAGGGGTTTAGGCAGAAGAGCACTAAGTATGTTTATTGAATACGGAATTGAAGTATATATTGGGGCAACAGGAAGCGTTGAGGACGCTATATCTGATTATAAAAATATGAAACTCAAAAAAGCTACAGTTTCTGATTCATGCAGCGAGCATAAATTTGGTGATCACAGCAACGGAAGCTGTCATCATTAA
- a CDS encoding NAD(P)H-hydrate dehydratase translates to MDTYIIDSNCKYYGLDTPILMENAGRGVASEIEKRFGTRNKIAVFCGLGNNGGDGFVCARYLSKENRVTAYLVGDPQNIKEGAALSKWELLKHIDIEKILLKDSCDIEKIRPDFEIYVDAIFGVGVKGTLKHPYSDVINRINEINGIKVSIDVASPYFMPNVIISLHTPKEGATTVVDIGIPKEFNNLTGPGYVNKLNSRSTDSHKGDNGKVLVIGGSKEYHGAPIYSSLAASYLSDLVYVASPKKCSKVIKSYSPDMIVFPTEKNHFIPEDIELLKNLSEKVDSILVGIGMGRDSETVETVLEFLKSISCKKIIIDADGLFAIKGNLDILKKNDVCITPHHSEYKMVFDEPLTHDNILTNSEKYQTTIVTKGKVDLISDGKKVIKNFTGNSGMTTGGTGDILSGLIAAFAAKGTIIEASCAGTFLNGIAGDITAEEIGINFRSSDMLKRIPRALKFCGKY, encoded by the coding sequence ATGGACACATATATTATTGATTCAAATTGTAAATATTATGGTCTCGATACGCCAATTCTTATGGAAAATGCCGGAAGAGGGGTAGCATCAGAAATAGAAAAGAGGTTTGGAACAAGAAATAAAATCGCAGTTTTTTGTGGTCTTGGTAATAATGGCGGGGACGGATTTGTATGTGCTAGATACTTATCTAAAGAGAATAGAGTTACAGCGTACCTAGTGGGGGATCCACAAAACATCAAAGAAGGTGCTGCCCTCTCAAAATGGGAGCTTCTGAAACATATTGACATTGAAAAAATACTTCTTAAAGATTCATGCGATATAGAAAAGATACGTCCAGACTTTGAAATCTACGTGGATGCAATATTCGGCGTTGGTGTCAAAGGAACACTTAAGCACCCATACTCCGATGTTATCAACAGGATTAATGAGATTAATGGGATCAAGGTATCCATTGATGTCGCATCTCCATATTTCATGCCAAATGTTATTATCTCGCTCCATACCCCCAAGGAAGGCGCCACTACCGTTGTCGATATAGGGATCCCAAAAGAATTTAATAATTTGACTGGCCCCGGCTATGTCAACAAGCTGAACTCTAGGTCTACTGACTCGCACAAAGGTGATAATGGTAAGGTACTAGTAATAGGAGGATCAAAAGAGTATCACGGGGCGCCAATCTATTCCTCTCTTGCAGCATCATATCTTTCTGATCTCGTCTATGTCGCATCACCCAAGAAATGCTCTAAAGTAATAAAATCTTATTCTCCAGATATGATAGTCTTTCCAACTGAAAAGAATCATTTCATCCCCGAAGATATTGAGCTTCTAAAAAATCTTTCAGAAAAAGTTGATTCAATCTTGGTAGGCATTGGGATGGGCAGAGACTCAGAAACAGTTGAAACAGTGTTAGAGTTTCTAAAAAGTATATCGTGTAAGAAAATAATAATAGATGCCGATGGGCTTTTTGCAATAAAAGGAAATCTTGATATTTTAAAGAAAAATGACGTATGCATAACCCCCCACCACTCTGAATATAAGATGGTTTTTGATGAGCCTTTGACCCATGATAATATTTTAACTAACTCAGAAAAATACCAGACCACAATTGTCACTAAGGGAAAAGTTGACCTCATATCGGATGGTAAAAAAGTTATAAAAAACTTCACGGGAAACTCTGGCATGACCACAGGGGGGACAGGTGACATTCTTTCAGGGCTTATAGCAGCCTTTGCAGCAAAAGGAACTATTATTGAAGCCTCGTGTGCGGGAACCTTCCTAAACGGGATTGCTGGGGATATTACCGCAGAAGAGATAGGTATAAACTTCAGGAGTTCGGATATGCTAAAAAGGATTCCAAGAGCCTTGAAATTCTGCGGGAAATATTAA
- a CDS encoding radical SAM protein has product MESKNLVFGPVPSRRLGRSFGINNIPPKICTYSCIYCQIGRTFNMSSERSIFYQPEYILESVKSKVKDTINKGGSIDYLTFVPDGEPTLDKNLGMEIDLLKSMDIRIAIITNSSLLWLDEVRDALYKADLVSVKVDSIDPAIWKKINRPCKSLDIEEIKSGLIKFSKNFKGILFTETMLVRGYNDKPLNLINTASFIKRLNPQKSFISVPIRPPAEKSADIPKEDTINLAYQIFNENNLETELLIGYEGNDFFYSGNVEEELLSIVSVHPMREDALDSYLRKAGRGFDIVKNMLEKDKIREINYKGKKYYLRKL; this is encoded by the coding sequence ATGGAATCTAAAAACTTAGTTTTTGGGCCTGTACCTTCTAGAAGATTGGGCCGAAGTTTTGGGATAAATAACATACCTCCAAAGATATGCACATATTCTTGTATTTATTGCCAAATTGGAAGAACTTTCAATATGAGTTCTGAAAGAAGCATTTTTTATCAACCTGAATATATTCTTGAATCTGTAAAATCTAAAGTAAAAGATACCATAAATAAAGGTGGCTCTATAGACTACCTTACTTTTGTACCCGACGGTGAGCCAACACTTGACAAAAATCTGGGCATGGAAATAGATCTATTGAAATCAATGGACATAAGGATTGCAATAATCACTAATTCGTCCTTGTTGTGGCTTGATGAAGTAAGAGACGCTTTATATAAGGCCGATCTTGTATCTGTAAAGGTCGATTCGATTGATCCAGCCATTTGGAAGAAAATAAATCGGCCATGTAAATCCCTTGATATTGAAGAAATCAAATCAGGTTTGATAAAATTCTCAAAAAACTTCAAAGGTATTTTATTCACTGAAACTATGTTAGTTAGAGGTTATAACGATAAACCTCTCAATCTAATTAATACTGCAAGCTTTATTAAAAGATTAAATCCTCAGAAAAGCTTTATTTCAGTTCCAATAAGGCCACCAGCAGAAAAATCAGCCGACATCCCCAAAGAAGATACTATTAATCTTGCTTATCAGATTTTTAATGAGAATAATCTTGAGACAGAGTTATTGATAGGGTACGAGGGAAATGATTTTTTTTATTCCGGGAATGTAGAAGAAGAGCTTTTGAGTATAGTTTCTGTCCATCCAATGAGAGAAGATGCACTTGATTCTTATCTAAGAAAAGCTGGTAGAGGATTTGACATTGTAAAAAATATGCTTGAAAAAGATAAAATAAGAGAAATAA